From the Cyanobium sp. M30B3 genome, the window AAGACCGACGCCACCGGCACGGTGAAGGGATTCCGCACTGTGGACGGCAAGGGCATCGGTGTGGTGGTGGAACTGGCCTGCGGCCAGACCGCCTGGTTCTTCGACGACGAAGTCACCCCTGCCTGAGACCCGGTTTGACCAACACCCCCAACCCCGAAGCCAGTAGCGGATCGGCAGCACGTCAGCTGTTGGGGATGAAGGGTGCCGCCGGCACCAACGCCATCTGGAAGATCCGGCTGCAGCTGATGAAGCCGGTGACCTGGATCCCCCTGATCTGGGGGGTGCTCTGCGGCGCGGCGGCCAGCGGCAACTTCCACTGGACCCCGGGCGAGGTGGGCGCCTCGATCGCCTGCATGCTGATGAGCGGCCCGCTGCTGGCCGGCTACACGCAGACGATCAACGACTTCTACGACCGCGAGATCGACGCGATCAACGAGCCCTATCGGCCGATCCCCTCCGGGGCGATCCCCCTGGGGCAGGTGAAGGCCCAGATCTGGATCCTGCTGCTGGCGGGCCTGGGGGTGGCCTACGGGCTCGACCTGTGGGCCGGCCACAGCACCCCGGTGCTGCTGCTCCTGGCCCTGGGTGGGTCGTTTGTGAGCTTCATCTATTCCGCCCCGCCGCTCAAGCTCAAGCAGAACGGCTGGCTGGGCAACTACGCCCTGGGCGCCAGTTACATCGCCCTGCCCTGGTGGGCCGGTCAGGCCCTGTTCGGCCAGCTCACCTGGACCACGGCCCTACTCACCCTGGCCTACTCGCTCGCGGGCCTGGGCATCGCCGTGGTGAACGACTTCAAGAGCGTGGAGGGGGACCGGGCCCTGGGGCTGCAATCCCTGCCCGTGGTGTTCGGCATCGAGAAGGCC encodes:
- the chlG gene encoding chlorophyll synthase ChlG; its protein translation is MTNTPNPEASSGSAARQLLGMKGAAGTNAIWKIRLQLMKPVTWIPLIWGVLCGAAASGNFHWTPGEVGASIACMLMSGPLLAGYTQTINDFYDREIDAINEPYRPIPSGAIPLGQVKAQIWILLLAGLGVAYGLDLWAGHSTPVLLLLALGGSFVSFIYSAPPLKLKQNGWLGNYALGASYIALPWWAGQALFGQLTWTTALLTLAYSLAGLGIAVVNDFKSVEGDRALGLQSLPVVFGIEKASWISAAMIDVFQLAMVAVLIAIGQHFAAVLLVLLIVPQITFQDIWLLRDPVAYDVKYQASAQPFLVLGMLVTALAIGHSALVA
- a CDS encoding DUF2862 domain-containing protein; translation: MAQAATINVGSKVRIARVRDRIPADLVTALKTDATGTVKGFRTVDGKGIGVVVELACGQTAWFFDDEVTPA